In Methanosarcina barkeri MS, a single window of DNA contains:
- a CDS encoding anion transporter — protein MPAEFILSSPVPLPDISVLILLGVFVLTALRQLGSLRLQIWQIMTFGAILVLLFGEISPQEALEAINMDVLIFLFGAFCIGEALNMSGYLACLGNRIVSRAKNTDQLVLLVLFSTGILSAILMNDTLAIMGTPLVLGFSRKYNISPKLMLFSLAFGVTTGSVMSPIGNPQNLLIAISGNLDSPFVIFLRSLALPTLICLLIAYAVLKLFFREEFGKSTLTQSEEVITDPELVSASKIALLLLLVLIACKIFLVEFSPAWNFDLSWIALISASPVLLSRKRVEVLKNIDWSTLVFFVSMFVLMKSVWISGTCQELLARMSPQLGSVSMILALSIGLSQLISNVPFVALYLPAMGSTVSQGQLMALAAGSTIAGNLLILGAASNVIIIQNAEKEGKTPSFTEFSKIGVLITILDAITYLIFL, from the coding sequence ATGCCAGCAGAGTTTATACTGTCTTCTCCTGTACCTTTACCTGACATTTCCGTGCTTATTCTTCTGGGTGTCTTTGTACTTACCGCTCTCAGGCAGCTAGGATCTTTAAGACTGCAGATCTGGCAAATCATGACCTTTGGAGCGATACTTGTACTGTTATTCGGTGAGATTTCTCCCCAAGAAGCTCTTGAAGCGATTAATATGGATGTGCTCATCTTCCTTTTCGGGGCTTTTTGCATAGGGGAAGCACTTAACATGAGTGGGTATCTTGCCTGTCTCGGAAATCGGATAGTTTCCAGGGCAAAGAATACGGATCAACTTGTCTTACTTGTGCTGTTTTCTACAGGGATTCTTTCCGCAATTCTCATGAATGATACTCTGGCTATCATGGGTACTCCACTTGTTCTGGGTTTTTCCAGAAAGTACAATATATCTCCAAAACTCATGCTCTTTTCTTTGGCATTTGGGGTAACTACAGGAAGCGTTATGAGCCCTATTGGAAACCCGCAGAACCTCCTCATAGCAATTAGTGGGAATCTGGATTCCCCGTTTGTAATATTTTTGCGTTCACTCGCTCTGCCAACCCTTATATGTCTTTTAATTGCGTACGCAGTGTTAAAACTCTTTTTTCGGGAGGAATTTGGAAAATCAACCCTTACTCAATCCGAAGAAGTCATTACTGACCCTGAACTTGTCAGTGCTTCAAAAATTGCTCTTTTGCTTTTGTTGGTTCTCATAGCCTGTAAGATTTTCCTAGTTGAATTTTCCCCTGCTTGGAACTTTGATTTGAGCTGGATTGCTCTTATCTCCGCGTCGCCCGTCCTGCTCAGTAGAAAACGCGTTGAGGTCCTGAAAAATATTGACTGGTCAACCCTTGTTTTCTTTGTTTCAATGTTTGTGCTAATGAAAAGCGTATGGATTTCCGGAACATGCCAGGAATTGCTTGCCAGGATGTCTCCTCAGTTAGGCTCGGTATCAATGATCCTCGCGCTCAGCATTGGACTCAGTCAACTCATTTCGAACGTTCCCTTTGTTGCACTCTATCTGCCTGCCATGGGTAGTACAGTTTCTCAAGGGCAGCTGATGGCACTTGCTGCGGGAAGTACAATTGCAGGAAACCTATTGATCCTGGGAGCTGCAAGCAACGTTATAATTATCCAAAACGCGGAAAAAGAAGGAAAAACTCCGTCATTTACCGAATTTTCCAAAATTGGAGTTTTAATTACTATTTTGGATGCTATTACTTACTTAATCTTTCTTTAA
- a CDS encoding OBG GTPase family GTP-binding protein, with protein MSSIQEQIQEIEDEIRKTQYNKATSHHIGRLKAKIARLRDEIEKRASARGGGEGYSVRKSGDGTVTLVGFPSVGKSTLLNKITGANSAVGAYEFTTLTVVPGVLEHKGATIQFLDVPGLVKGASSGRGRGREVISVIRNSDMVIFLLDVFQPKHYEVLMDELYQAGIRIDQEPPDVVIKKKERGGIEINSTVDLDLDEETIKAVLDEYKIHNASVLIRDNITVDQLIDVVLNNRSYVRSLIAVNKVDLAYPQLIEECRKLYPNAIFISAHEGINIETLKDAIYDRLGFIRVYLKPQGQPADMEDPLIVMSGTNIGQICDRLHRDFRRKFRYAQVWGASAKHPGQRVGIEHRMQDEDILTIIIQK; from the coding sequence ATGAGCAGCATACAGGAGCAAATACAGGAAATCGAAGACGAAATTCGAAAGACCCAGTACAATAAAGCAACTTCCCATCACATAGGCCGCCTTAAAGCCAAAATCGCTCGCCTGCGAGATGAGATCGAGAAAAGAGCCTCGGCAAGAGGAGGGGGGGAAGGGTACTCGGTCAGAAAATCAGGAGATGGAACTGTAACACTTGTAGGTTTTCCATCAGTAGGAAAATCTACGCTTCTGAACAAGATCACGGGTGCCAATTCTGCAGTGGGTGCATATGAGTTTACTACCCTTACAGTTGTGCCAGGAGTGCTGGAACATAAAGGGGCAACAATTCAGTTCCTTGATGTCCCAGGGCTTGTAAAAGGCGCTTCTTCAGGACGTGGGCGTGGAAGGGAAGTCATATCAGTTATCAGGAATTCTGATATGGTTATATTTTTGCTTGATGTCTTCCAGCCAAAGCATTACGAAGTGCTTATGGACGAACTTTACCAGGCTGGAATTCGCATAGATCAGGAGCCCCCTGATGTAGTAATCAAGAAAAAAGAAAGGGGCGGGATAGAGATCAACTCAACCGTTGACCTTGACCTGGATGAGGAAACTATCAAGGCTGTGCTGGATGAGTATAAGATCCACAACGCAAGTGTACTTATAAGAGATAACATAACAGTTGACCAGCTTATTGACGTTGTCCTGAACAATCGTAGTTATGTCAGGTCTCTAATAGCTGTTAACAAGGTTGACCTTGCCTATCCCCAGTTGATCGAAGAATGCAGAAAGCTATACCCTAACGCGATCTTTATTTCAGCTCATGAAGGCATAAATATCGAGACTCTCAAAGACGCTATTTACGACAGGTTGGGTTTCATTCGAGTCTACTTAAAACCACAGGGCCAGCCTGCAGATATGGAGGATCCCCTGATAGTTATGAGCGGGACCAATATAGGCCAGATTTGCGATCGCCTGCACAGGGATTTCCGCAGGAAGTTCCGCTATGCCCAGGTCTGGGGTGCCTCTGCAAAACATCCAGGACAGAGAGTAGGCATCGAGCATAGAATGCAGGATGAGGATATTCTTACAATTATCATTCAGAAGTAA
- a CDS encoding molybdopterin biosynthesis protein, which yields MKRKEFRELISVEKAREIINSLQVFPRQERLALENAYGKILAEDIVTEINVPPFPRAIMDGYAVRAEDTYACSETGPVKLKLLGSVQAGSNEKFKVSAGESVEISTGAPIPEGANAVVMVEYSSEGDRTVSIYSPVTVGENIMKAGSDIRKGERVLRAGRKLGIREIGVLASVGKKDVPVLKLQVGIISTGDELVHPGEKLTPGKIYDANSYTLYAGINECGAFPLLYGIVEDNEAAMKEALETAVSECDLILTSGSTSSGSGDVMYRLIDEIGETLAHGISVKPGKPVVIGIIQGVPIIGLPGNPTSALMIFNEFVAPLLRKALGEDKVLKKTEKGIMGTVFRSEGRQQFLPVGLIRGRVYPADKGSGAITSLSGADGFIEISSSTEFIEAGTPVEVTLFGKVEKPDLLIAGGFCPGFDLLEDLSGLRFRTLYTSSSGGFSAIAANTADIVGVNMPSQDPRGSDGILYNVPTIENMGLSGIALVKGYRREVGLLVRQDSPVSGLSDLPGKQLINRNRGSGTRALLDLKITEFVAGKEISKKEFTDSIPGYTSGAKSEVAVCEAVVSGKAEVGVGIRNCTKKNGLQFVKFAEEEYDFLIKKEILETLEVRKFLEILNSPEFASKLPDGLHVYERTGEIIFFE from the coding sequence ATGAAACGCAAAGAATTTCGGGAACTTATCTCTGTAGAGAAGGCACGGGAAATAATAAACAGCCTGCAAGTTTTTCCCAGGCAGGAACGCTTAGCCCTTGAAAACGCTTACGGTAAAATCCTTGCAGAGGATATTGTTACCGAAATTAATGTCCCTCCTTTCCCAAGAGCTATAATGGATGGTTATGCAGTCAGGGCAGAGGATACGTATGCGTGCAGCGAAACCGGGCCTGTAAAACTCAAACTCCTGGGAAGCGTCCAGGCCGGTTCGAATGAAAAATTCAAGGTTTCAGCGGGGGAATCCGTGGAAATATCTACAGGAGCACCGATTCCTGAAGGAGCTAACGCTGTGGTCATGGTCGAATATAGTTCTGAAGGAGACAGAACCGTATCGATTTACAGTCCTGTAACTGTGGGGGAAAATATCATGAAAGCCGGTTCGGACATCCGGAAGGGAGAGCGTGTGCTCAGGGCAGGAAGAAAGCTCGGGATCAGAGAAATCGGAGTACTAGCTTCTGTTGGAAAAAAGGATGTGCCTGTCCTTAAACTACAGGTCGGGATAATCTCAACAGGAGACGAACTTGTGCATCCCGGAGAAAAACTTACTCCCGGAAAGATATACGATGCAAACTCTTACACTTTATATGCCGGTATAAATGAATGTGGAGCTTTCCCTCTGCTTTACGGGATTGTAGAAGATAACGAGGCAGCTATGAAAGAGGCACTTGAAACTGCGGTTTCGGAGTGTGACCTGATTCTGACTTCTGGCAGCACGTCATCAGGATCCGGAGACGTGATGTACAGGCTCATAGATGAAATCGGAGAAACCCTTGCCCATGGCATAAGTGTAAAACCTGGAAAACCTGTGGTCATTGGAATAATACAAGGTGTCCCCATAATAGGGCTGCCCGGAAACCCTACATCTGCATTAATGATTTTTAACGAATTCGTAGCTCCCCTTCTTAGAAAAGCCCTTGGAGAAGATAAAGTGCTTAAAAAAACGGAAAAAGGAATTATGGGCACAGTTTTCCGTTCCGAAGGAAGACAGCAATTTCTCCCAGTAGGCCTGATCCGGGGAAGGGTTTATCCTGCAGACAAAGGCTCAGGCGCCATAACCTCTCTTTCCGGGGCAGATGGCTTTATTGAAATTTCATCCAGTACAGAGTTTATTGAAGCGGGAACTCCCGTAGAAGTGACTCTTTTCGGGAAGGTTGAAAAACCTGACCTTCTGATAGCAGGCGGTTTCTGTCCTGGCTTTGACTTGCTTGAAGATCTTAGTGGACTTCGTTTCAGGACCCTTTACACAAGTTCAAGCGGAGGCTTCAGCGCAATTGCCGCAAATACAGCAGATATTGTAGGCGTGAATATGCCATCACAAGACCCCAGAGGTTCGGATGGAATCCTGTATAACGTCCCTACAATCGAGAATATGGGACTTTCAGGCATTGCTCTTGTTAAAGGGTACAGGCGGGAAGTAGGGCTTCTTGTCAGGCAGGATAGCCCGGTTTCCGGGCTTTCGGATCTTCCGGGAAAACAACTGATTAACCGGAACCGGGGTTCAGGCACAAGAGCTCTATTAGACCTGAAAATTACAGAATTTGTAGCTGGAAAGGAAATTAGTAAAAAAGAATTTACAGATTCGATTCCTGGTTATACATCCGGAGCAAAATCGGAGGTAGCTGTCTGTGAGGCAGTTGTCTCCGGAAAGGCTGAGGTAGGTGTAGGAATAAGAAACTGTACCAAAAAGAACGGTCTCCAATTTGTAAAATTTGCAGAAGAAGAATACGATTTCCTTATAAAGAAGGAAATTCTGGAAACTCTCGAAGTCCGCAAGTTTCTGGAAATTCTTAATTCCCCTGAATTTGCTTCAAAGCTTCCCGACGGGCTTCATGTGTATGAGAGAACAGGAGAAATAATTTTCTTTGAATAA
- the ilvE gene encoding branched-chain-amino-acid transaminase, whose protein sequence is MSELLIYLDGKFVPKSEAKVSVYDHGFLYGDGVFEGIRAYNGRVFKLKEHVDRLYDSAKAIAMDIPLTKEEMSEAILETLRKNNLKDAYIRPVVSRGAGDLGLDPRSCEKPCVVVIAQGWGAMYGDLYEVGLKAVSVCVRRNAPDSISPNIKSLNYLNNILAKIEANEKGGDEAVFLDHNGFVCEGSGDNIFIIKNNKVFTPFTINNLKGITRATAIELLDEMGYKVIETNLGLFDLYTADEVFVTGTAAEAAPITRLDGRVIGTGKPGPMTLKMAEAFEKITQSTGTPIYK, encoded by the coding sequence ATGAGTGAGTTATTAATCTACTTGGATGGGAAGTTTGTTCCCAAATCCGAAGCCAAAGTTTCGGTCTACGACCATGGTTTCCTCTACGGCGACGGTGTTTTTGAAGGCATAAGGGCATACAACGGCCGCGTTTTTAAGTTAAAAGAGCATGTTGACAGGCTTTATGACTCGGCAAAGGCAATTGCAATGGATATCCCCCTTACAAAGGAAGAAATGAGTGAAGCAATACTTGAAACCCTCAGGAAAAATAACCTTAAAGATGCTTACATCCGTCCTGTTGTTTCGAGGGGAGCTGGAGATCTCGGGCTTGATCCTCGCAGTTGTGAGAAACCTTGCGTGGTTGTCATAGCTCAGGGTTGGGGAGCCATGTACGGTGACCTGTATGAAGTCGGGCTCAAAGCCGTCAGTGTCTGTGTCCGAAGAAATGCACCTGATTCCATATCTCCTAATATCAAGTCCCTGAACTATCTGAACAATATCCTGGCAAAGATTGAAGCCAACGAGAAAGGAGGAGACGAAGCTGTCTTCCTGGATCATAATGGTTTTGTCTGTGAGGGTTCAGGAGATAATATCTTCATAATCAAAAATAACAAGGTTTTTACTCCCTTTACGATCAACAACTTAAAAGGGATTACCAGAGCTACAGCCATCGAACTTTTGGATGAGATGGGATACAAAGTTATCGAAACAAATCTCGGTCTATTTGACCTTTACACAGCCGATGAAGTTTTTGTCACAGGTACTGCAGCTGAAGCTGCCCCTATAACCAGACTTGACGGTAGAGTTATAGGCACAGGCAAACCCGGGCCTATGACACTAAAAATGGCTGAAGCTTTTGAGAAAATAACCCAGAGTACGGGTACACCAATTTATAAATAA
- a CDS encoding sulfite exporter TauE/SafE family protein: protein MIIETISQGMLLGLSTGIFCLVTCVPVYVPFVLSEDRKLRRNILAIGEIAMGRLIAYLFFGLILGILGKQIDGPWLNRAIGTAMILLSVLMLAFVVVKKWLQFGLCKLSKKYVNYPAFFGFLTGINVCPPFLLAMSAALSYASIAGSIFLFGGFFVGTSFYLILLVPLDLAAKVESIRQIGLITAVMSGVMFLALGLGYLLL, encoded by the coding sequence ATGATCATAGAGACTATTTCTCAGGGCATGCTACTAGGGCTGTCCACGGGCATTTTCTGTCTGGTCACCTGCGTCCCTGTATATGTGCCTTTTGTCCTATCGGAAGATCGAAAGCTGCGGCGGAATATACTAGCTATTGGAGAGATTGCAATGGGTAGGTTAATTGCCTACCTGTTTTTTGGCCTGATCCTGGGAATTCTCGGCAAGCAGATAGACGGTCCATGGCTCAACAGAGCTATCGGGACTGCTATGATTCTGCTGTCCGTCCTGATGCTAGCCTTCGTGGTGGTAAAAAAATGGCTTCAATTCGGGTTGTGCAAGCTGAGTAAAAAATACGTGAATTATCCTGCTTTCTTTGGCTTCCTGACAGGAATCAATGTATGTCCCCCATTCCTTCTGGCAATGTCCGCAGCTCTGTCTTATGCAAGTATTGCAGGCAGCATATTTCTATTTGGGGGATTTTTTGTTGGAACCTCGTTTTATCTCATATTGCTGGTGCCGCTGGATCTCGCAGCTAAAGTGGAAAGTATCAGGCAGATCGGGCTGATTACAGCAGTAATGTCAGGAGTCATGTTTCTCGCACTGGGACTGGGGTACCTGCTATTGTGA
- a CDS encoding 4Fe-4S binding protein — MDQFFSSLLKKSIIPLENPPKWAKLFPYAFMLFLILISAVFLIPIFCAYICPLRIIYDPPAVTTTFQWITALIFVTGGLIFLVIGPLLTKKRLFCSFICPLMPANTLIGVINPFKVKINIDLCKKCGLCVKSCELFAITKESLAKGKTIIECAECGKCMDKCPAGAIDYKLMFTDQNIRFFYSAGNYL, encoded by the coding sequence ATGGATCAGTTTTTCTCTTCTCTATTAAAGAAATCTATTATACCTCTTGAAAACCCCCCAAAATGGGCAAAGTTGTTTCCTTATGCATTTATGTTGTTCTTGATCCTGATCAGCGCTGTCTTTCTGATACCTATTTTCTGTGCTTATATATGCCCGCTCCGGATCATCTATGATCCACCTGCCGTGACGACAACTTTCCAGTGGATCACAGCGCTGATATTCGTGACTGGTGGATTGATCTTCCTGGTGATAGGCCCACTGCTCACAAAGAAAAGGTTGTTTTGTAGCTTTATATGTCCACTTATGCCTGCCAATACTTTAATTGGGGTCATCAATCCTTTTAAGGTAAAAATCAACATAGACCTCTGCAAAAAATGTGGCTTGTGCGTGAAAAGTTGTGAGCTGTTCGCGATCACCAAAGAATCGCTTGCGAAGGGAAAAACGATAATTGAGTGCGCCGAGTGTGGAAAATGTATGGACAAATGTCCTGCAGGTGCGATTGATTACAAGCTGATGTTTACTGACCAGAACATAAGATTTTTTTATTCCGCTGGCAATTATCTTTAA
- a CDS encoding PspC domain-containing protein: MQENPESQEKKVTKGHFFEAPEVPKAKSEEEPCARHEGKTGEEVSGTAPLEREESKKSEFKPEGELETGYTEESWAKPERDMEEKETLGSPTSEEKIIPKESEFKASGELETGYTEKSWTKPIDMEGKVIIEAGEKKEEEAARETDEKLREDTGEEAKEEKRTTYTMKKRLTKSKKERMLFGVCGGLGEYFDIDPTFIRLAFAALALQGGIGIVLYIILAILMPSGEGYKMIPSSGQ, encoded by the coding sequence ATGCAGGAAAATCCCGAATCTCAAGAAAAAAAGGTAACAAAAGGACACTTTTTTGAAGCGCCAGAGGTACCTAAAGCCAAATCTGAAGAGGAACCATGTGCGAGACATGAGGGAAAAACCGGAGAGGAAGTTAGCGGTACTGCACCACTGGAAAGAGAAGAGTCGAAAAAGAGCGAATTCAAACCTGAAGGGGAACTTGAAACTGGCTATACTGAGGAATCCTGGGCAAAGCCTGAAAGAGATATGGAAGAAAAAGAAACTCTAGGAAGCCCCACATCCGAAGAGAAAATAATCCCAAAAGAAAGTGAATTCAAGGCTTCGGGAGAACTTGAAACCGGCTATACTGAAAAATCCTGGACAAAGCCTATAGACATGGAAGGGAAAGTCATTATAGAAGCTGGGGAGAAAAAAGAAGAGGAAGCCGCTAGAGAGACTGACGAGAAACTCAGAGAAGATACCGGGGAAGAAGCTAAAGAAGAAAAGCGCACTACCTATACCATGAAAAAGCGTCTGACTAAAAGCAAGAAAGAACGTATGCTCTTCGGAGTCTGCGGCGGGTTGGGCGAATACTTTGACATTGACCCGACCTTTATAAGGCTTGCTTTCGCAGCCCTTGCTCTGCAAGGAGGAATTGGTATTGTCCTGTATATTATTCTGGCAATACTTATGCCCTCGGGGGAGGGATATAAAATGATTCCCAGTTCAGGGCAGTGA
- a CDS encoding SO_0444 family Cu/Zn efflux transporter, with protein MNFEFLNALLVLFSGVLLESWNIFVETAPYLIFGLGIAGLLTILVPDQKIVAYLGASAGKIRSVINAALAGLPLPLCSCGVVPAAMSIRKRGANRGATLSFLISTPETGVDSIAVTYALLDPLMAVFRPLAAFVTAILTGLADNFLIGEFPEKKNITKQESPEKKAGVLAVSTLIGAPLQEKTCSSSSCSCHKPADSYNGKTESVSTINKAIEVKLSGAKPLKVNNKSENVRKLTLVSPDFHKDVHKDVSSCGCGACGCEENESGKDGNYKESGKEGKNQEPEKDGNNKESVKSRLIKGIKYAYIELPAEISKWMLIGIFFAGIISYAVPDSLIQNYLGGGFGSMLVMLFVGIPLYICATASTPLAASLVAKGMSPGTAFVFLLAGPATNVATITMVARFLGKRSAALYLGMISLCALGAGFLLDWFYLKLGISAVATVGTAKELLPEDLKLGFAVFLLPLMLYGIFRSEKECGCSECHQSKRD; from the coding sequence ATGAACTTCGAATTCCTAAATGCCCTTCTGGTTCTTTTTTCAGGGGTTCTCTTGGAATCCTGGAACATTTTCGTCGAAACGGCTCCCTATCTTATTTTCGGCCTGGGTATTGCAGGTCTTCTCACTATCCTGGTGCCTGACCAGAAGATTGTGGCCTACCTTGGAGCATCGGCAGGAAAAATTCGCTCTGTTATCAATGCCGCTCTTGCAGGTCTTCCCCTACCTCTCTGCTCCTGCGGAGTGGTTCCTGCCGCGATGTCGATCCGAAAAAGGGGAGCTAACAGGGGGGCAACCCTTTCCTTCCTTATCTCTACTCCCGAGACAGGAGTAGACTCAATAGCGGTTACTTATGCTCTTCTGGATCCCTTGATGGCAGTTTTCCGCCCACTTGCTGCTTTTGTTACCGCTATCCTTACAGGGCTTGCAGATAATTTTTTGATCGGGGAATTCCCGGAAAAGAAGAATATCACAAAACAGGAAAGTCCCGAGAAAAAAGCAGGAGTTCTTGCAGTCTCAACTTTGATTGGAGCTCCTTTACAGGAAAAAACATGTAGCTCTTCTTCATGTAGTTGCCATAAGCCAGCAGATTCCTATAACGGAAAAACTGAGTCTGTAAGCACTATAAATAAGGCTATAGAAGTAAAGCTTTCAGGAGCAAAGCCTCTGAAAGTCAATAATAAATCTGAAAATGTCCGAAAACTTACCTTGGTAAGCCCAGACTTCCATAAAGATGTCCATAAAGATGTCTCTTCTTGCGGCTGTGGGGCGTGTGGGTGCGAAGAAAATGAATCGGGAAAAGATGGGAATTATAAAGAGTCCGGAAAAGAAGGAAAAAATCAGGAACCCGAAAAAGATGGAAATAATAAAGAATCGGTAAAATCTAGATTGATTAAAGGAATAAAATATGCTTATATCGAGCTGCCAGCCGAAATTTCTAAATGGATGCTTATTGGAATCTTTTTTGCAGGAATAATTTCCTATGCAGTTCCCGATAGTCTCATTCAGAATTATCTGGGAGGAGGCTTTGGATCAATGCTGGTCATGCTCTTTGTAGGAATCCCTCTTTATATCTGCGCTACAGCTTCTACTCCTCTTGCCGCAAGTCTTGTAGCCAAGGGCATGAGTCCGGGCACCGCTTTTGTTTTTCTCCTCGCAGGTCCGGCAACCAATGTAGCAACTATAACGATGGTTGCCCGTTTCCTTGGAAAACGTTCGGCAGCTCTGTATCTGGGAATGATTTCTCTTTGCGCTCTTGGGGCAGGTTTCCTGTTGGACTGGTTTTATCTAAAACTCGGGATCAGTGCGGTAGCAACCGTGGGGACTGCAAAAGAACTGCTCCCTGAGGATCTGAAGTTGGGTTTTGCGGTTTTCCTTCTCCCCTTGATGTTATATGGAATTTTCCGCAGTGAAAAAGAATGCGGCTGCTCGGAATGTCACCAAAGTAAAAGAGACTAA
- a CDS encoding ArsR/SmtB family transcription factor, with protein MFMHEKCERVDSKQLEQLLQKVPDPESITRMAAVFQALQSYTRLKILFLLNQKEMCVCELEQALSVTQSAVSHGLRTLRQLDLVRVRREGKFTIYYIADEHVRTLIEMCLEHVEEKA; from the coding sequence ATGTTCATGCATGAGAAATGTGAAAGAGTGGATTCAAAACAACTGGAACAACTGTTACAAAAGGTTCCGGACCCCGAAAGTATCACGCGAATGGCTGCGGTTTTTCAGGCGCTCCAGTCCTATACTCGCCTTAAGATCCTTTTCTTACTAAATCAAAAAGAGATGTGCGTCTGTGAACTTGAACAGGCGCTTAGTGTCACTCAATCCGCAGTTTCTCATGGGCTTCGTACCCTCAGGCAACTTGACCTCGTGCGGGTCAGGAGGGAGGGAAAATTTACGATTTATTATATTGCAGACGAGCACGTCCGCACGCTGATCGAAATGTGCCTCGAACATGTGGAGGAAAAAGCATGA
- a CDS encoding energy-coupling factor transporter transmembrane component T family protein gives MQEPVFSYVPGSSILHRLDPRTKVAAVMLLGILTFRIDNFAGIGALFAFFFALALLSGLPMKVFFRAVRPMMLFMFFIFLTQLFFTDGRLLASYWILQPSLEGLEKGLKLAARFILLLLFAALLTASTDQSAITCGIERMLRPLPLHWLGISSFELATMMNISIAFLPLLFEKVERTKAAQAARGMDFVKNPLRSIPALAIPLLRGVIRDAEELALAMESRGYQGSQRTSIYELSMQKSDWKALFILAIFIIFVLVL, from the coding sequence ATGCAGGAACCTGTCTTCAGTTACGTGCCAGGGTCTTCCATTCTCCACAGGCTTGACCCCAGGACAAAAGTTGCAGCCGTGATGTTGCTCGGAATTCTGACATTTCGGATTGATAATTTTGCAGGAATAGGGGCTCTTTTCGCTTTTTTCTTTGCCCTCGCTTTACTTTCAGGACTGCCAATGAAAGTGTTTTTTAGAGCAGTAAGACCTATGATGCTGTTTATGTTTTTTATCTTTCTTACGCAGTTATTTTTTACGGATGGAAGACTCCTTGCTTCGTACTGGATTTTGCAGCCAAGTCTGGAAGGGCTGGAAAAAGGGCTCAAACTTGCTGCCCGATTTATACTACTTTTGCTTTTTGCAGCTCTCTTGACAGCCAGTACCGACCAATCAGCAATTACCTGCGGCATAGAAAGGATGTTAAGACCTTTACCGTTGCACTGGCTGGGAATCAGCTCTTTTGAGCTTGCTACGATGATGAACATCTCTATAGCGTTTCTTCCCCTTCTGTTCGAGAAGGTAGAGCGGACAAAAGCAGCTCAGGCGGCAAGAGGAATGGATTTCGTAAAAAACCCTCTACGCTCAATTCCTGCTCTTGCAATTCCCTTGCTAAGAGGTGTAATCAGGGATGCTGAAGAATTGGCTCTTGCAATGGAGAGCAGAGGCTATCAGGGAAGCCAAAGGACCTCAATATATGAGCTTTCCATGCAGAAAAGTGACTGGAAAGCCCTTTTTATCCTTGCAATTTTTATCATCTTCGTTTTGGTTCTTTAA
- a CDS encoding ATP-binding cassette domain-containing protein gives MPIILENVSFSYSRKTPLETLALRNINLRIEKGEFVGILGEKGAGKSTLTKLFNGILKPETGTVRVDGLDPSLRETKRRIGMVFQQAADQLFCKTVYEEIAFGPLNFGYSKKETEERVYEAIEAVALDHSEISRDPFSLSGGEMQRVALASALALRPDYLILDEPITGLDPVGKKDILDTLKRIKEKGTAVITVTHNLKGFFPLLERIVLIREGRIIFQGSRESYLEKGFEPLPPIASMMKELRARGLPVDTASFTVEDALKEILKLKSTPGTEDNGNLNGN, from the coding sequence ATGCCGATTATTCTTGAAAACGTAAGTTTTTCCTACTCCAGAAAGACTCCTCTCGAAACTCTCGCATTGAGAAATATCAACCTGCGGATAGAGAAAGGAGAGTTTGTGGGAATTCTGGGAGAAAAAGGTGCAGGGAAATCTACTCTCACAAAACTTTTCAACGGAATTTTGAAGCCGGAAACCGGAACCGTCCGCGTAGACGGTCTTGATCCTTCTTTAAGAGAGACGAAACGCAGGATAGGAATGGTTTTTCAGCAGGCTGCTGACCAGCTCTTTTGTAAGACCGTATATGAGGAAATAGCTTTTGGGCCCCTGAACTTTGGGTACTCGAAAAAAGAAACCGAGGAAAGGGTATATGAGGCAATTGAAGCTGTTGCTCTTGACCATAGTGAGATTTCTCGAGACCCTTTCAGCCTGAGTGGAGGAGAAATGCAAAGAGTTGCCCTTGCAAGCGCCCTTGCTCTCAGGCCGGACTATCTTATTCTGGACGAGCCAATAACAGGGCTTGACCCGGTAGGGAAAAAGGACATTCTTGATACACTTAAAAGAATTAAAGAGAAGGGTACTGCGGTTATAACTGTAACCCATAATCTTAAGGGGTTCTTCCCCTTGCTGGAAAGAATAGTGCTCATAAGGGAAGGAAGAATTATTTTTCAGGGGAGCCGGGAAAGCTACCTAGAAAAAGGATTCGAGCCTCTTCCGCCTATAGCTTCTATGATGAAAGAACTCAGAGCAAGAGGATTGCCAGTAGACACTGCAAGCTTCACAGTTGAAGATGCTCTTAAAGAAATTCTGAAATTAAAATCGACTCCTGGAACAGAAGATAATGGGAACTTAAACGGGAATTAA